The following coding sequences are from one Hippopotamus amphibius kiboko isolate mHipAmp2 chromosome 9, mHipAmp2.hap2, whole genome shotgun sequence window:
- the VPS11 gene encoding vacuolar protein sorting-associated protein 11 homolog isoform X1 encodes MAAYLQWRRFVFFDKELVKEPLGNDGAAPGAAPVSGPSVSKFLCLPPGITVCDSGRGSLVFGDMEGQIWFLPRSLQLTGFQAYKLRVTHLYQLKQHNILASVGEDEEGINPLVKIWNLEKRDGGNPLCTRIFPAIPGTEPTVVSCLTVHENLNFMAIGFTDGSVTLNKGDITRDRHSKTQILHKGNYPVTGLAFRQAGKTTHLFVVTTENVQSYIVSGKDYPRVELDTHGCGLRCSALSDPSQDLQFIVAGDECVYLYQPDERGPCFAFEGHKLIAHWFRGYLVIVSRDRKVSPKSEFTSRDSQSSDKQILNIYDLCNKFIAYSAVFEDVVDVLAEWGSLYVLTRDGRVHALQEKDTQTKLEMLFKKNLFEMAINLAKSQHLDSDGLAQIFMQYGDHLYSKGNHDGAVQQYIRTIGKLEPSYVIRKFLDAQRIHNLTAYLQTLHRQSLANADHTTLLLNCYTKLKDSSKLEEFIKTKSESEVHFDVETAIKVLRQAGYYSHALYLAENHAHHEWYLKIQLEDIKNYQEALQYIGKLPFEQAESNMKRYGKILMHHIPEQTTELLKGLCTDYRPSLEGRGDREAPGCRANSEEFIPIFANNPRELKAFLEHMSEVQPDSPQGIYDTLLELRLQNWAHEEDLQVKEKLHTEAISLLKSGRFCDVFDKALVLCQMHDFQDGVLYLYEQGKLFQQIMHYHMQHEQYRQVIAVCERHGEQEPSLWEQALSYFARKEEDCKEYVAAVLKHIESKNLMPPLLVVQTLAHNSTATLSVIRDYLVQKLQKQSQQIAQDELRVRRYREETTRIRQEIQELKASPKIFQKTKCSICNSALELPSVHFLCGHSFHQHCFESYSESDADCPTCLPENRKVMDMIRAQEQKRDLHDQFQHQLKCSNDSFSVIADYFGRGVFNKLTLLTDPPTARLTASLEAGLQRDLLVHARRGT; translated from the exons ATGGCGGCCTACCTGCAGTGGCGGCGCTTCGTTTTCTTCGACAAGGAGCTGGTGAAGGAGCCACTGGGCAATGATGGGGCTGCTCCCGGGGCCGCGCCTGTCTCTGGACCCTCTGTTTCCAagttcctctgcctccctcctggcaTCACTGTCTGCGACTCAGGCCGAGGGAGCCTAGTCTTTGGAGATAT GGAAGGCCAGATCTGGTTCTTGCCCCGATCCCTACAGCTTACCGGTTTCCAGGCCTACAAACTACGGGTGACACACCTGTACCAATTGAAGCAGCACAATATTCTGGCCTCTGTTGGTGAGGATGAAGAGGGCATCAACCCCCTG GTAAAGATCTGGAACCTGGAGAAGAGAGATGGTGGCAATCCCCTCTGCACTCGAATCTTCCCTGCCATCCCAGGGACAGAGCCGACTGTTGTATCTTGTTTGACTGTCCATGAAAATCTTAACTTCATGGCCATTG GTTTCACAGATGGCAGTGTTACATTGAACAAAGGGGACATCACTCGGGACCGGCATAGCAAGACCCAGATTTTGCACAAGGGCAACTATCCTGTTACTGGACTGGCCTTTCGCCAAGCAGGAAAGACCACTCACTTATTTGTTGTGACAACTGAGAATGTTCAG TCCTACATAGTTTCTGGAAAGGACTACCCTCGTGTGGAGTTGGACACCCATGGTTGTGGCCTGCGCTGCTCAGCCCTAAGCGACCCTTCTCAGGACCTGCAGTTCATAGTGGCGGGGGATGAATGCGTCTACTTGTACCAACCTGATGAACGCGGGCCCTGCTTCGCCTTTGAGGGCCATAAACTCATTGCTCATTGGTTTAGAGGCTACCTTGTCATTGTCTCGCGTGACCGGAAGGTTTCTCCCAA GTCAGAGTTTACCAGCAGGGACTCCCAGAGCTCCGACAAGCAGATTCTCAACATCTATGACCTGTGCAACAAGTTCATAGCCTATAGTGCCGTCTTTGAGGATGTAGTGGATGTGCTTGCTGAGTGGGGCTCCCTGTACGTGCTGACGCGGGATGGGCGGGTCCACGCACTGCAGGAGAAGGACACACAGACCAAACTGGAG aTGCTGTTTAAGAAGAACCTATTTGAGATGGCGATTAACCTGGCCAAGAGCCAGCATCTGGACAGTGATGGGTTGGCGCAGATTTTCATGCAGTATGGAGACCACCTCTACAGCAAGGGCAACCACGATGGGGCTGTCCAGCAGTATATCCG CACCATTGGAAAGTTGGAGCCGTCATATGTGATCCGCAAGTTCCTGGATGCCCAGCGCATCCACAACCTGACAGCCTACCTACAGACTCTGCACCGGCAGTCCCTGGCCAATGCCGACCACACCACCCTGCTGCTCAACTGCTACACCAAGCTCAAGGACAGCTCGAAGCTGGAGGAGTTCATCAAG ACAAAGAGTGAGAGTGAAGTCCACTTTGACGTGGAGACAGCCATCAAAGTCCTCCGGCAGGCTGGCTACTACTCCCATGCCCTCTATTTGGCTGAGAACCATGCACATCACGAGTGGTACTTGAAGATTCAGCTAGAGGACATCAAG AATTATCAGGAAGCCCTTCAGTACATTGGCAAGCTGCCTTTTGAGCAGGCAGAGAGCAACATGAAACGCTATGGCAAGATCCTCATGCACCATATACCAGAGCAGACAACTGAGTTGCTGAAGGGACTCTGTACCGACTATCGGCCCAGCCTTGAAGGCCGAGGCGATAGGGAGGCTCCAGGCTGCAGG GCCAACTCGGAGGAGTTTATCCCCATCTTTGCCAACAACCCCCGAGAGTTGAAAGCTTTCCTAGAGCACATGAGTGAGGTGCAGCCTGACTCCCCACAGGGCATCTATGACACGCTCCTTGAGCTGCGACTCCAGAACTGGGCCCACGAGGAGGATCTGCAG GTCAAGGAGAAGCTTCACACAGAGGCCATCTCCCTGCTGAAGAGTGGCCGCTTCTGCGACGTCTTTGACAAGGCCCTGGTCCTCTGCCAGATGCACGACTTCCAGGATGGGGTCCTCTACCTCTACGAGCAGGGGAAGCT GTTCCAGCAGATCATGCACTACCACATGCAGCACGAGCAGTACCGGCAGGTGATCGCCGTGTGCGAGCGCCACGGGGAGCAGGAGCCCTCCCTGTGGGAACAGGCACTCAGCTACTTCGCCCGCAAGGAGGAGGACTGCAAGGAGTACGTGGCGGCCGTGCTCAAGCACATTGAGAGCAAGAACCTCATGCCGCCCCTTCTAG TGGTGCAGACCCTGGCCCACAACTCCACGGCCACCCTGTCTGTCATCCGGGACTACCTGGTCCAAAAACTGCAGAAACAGAGCCAGCAGATCGCGCAGGATGAGCTCCGGGTGCGCCGCTACCGGGAGGAGACCACCCGCATCCGCCAGGAGATCCAGGAGCTGAAGGCAAG CCCGAAGATTTTCCAGAAGACCAAGTGCAGCATCTGTAACAGTGCCTTGGAGTTGCCCTCAGTCCACTTTCTCTGCGGCCACTCCTTCCACCAACACTGCTTTGAGAGTTACTCGGAAAGTGATGCCGACtgccccacctgcctccctgaAAACCGCAAAGTCATGGATATGATCCGGGCCCAGGAACAGAAACGAGATCTCCACGACCAGTTCCAGCACCAG CTCAAGTGCTCCAATGACAGCTTCTCTGTGATTGCTGACTACTTTGGCCGAGGTGTTTTCAACAAATTGACTCTGCTGACCGACCCTCCCACAGCCCGACTGACTGCAAGCCTGGAGGCTGGGCTGCAGCGGGACTTGCTCGTGCACGCCAGGAGGGGCACTTAA
- the VPS11 gene encoding vacuolar protein sorting-associated protein 11 homolog isoform X2, with protein sequence MEGQIWFLPRSLQLTGFQAYKLRVTHLYQLKQHNILASVGEDEEGINPLVKIWNLEKRDGGNPLCTRIFPAIPGTEPTVVSCLTVHENLNFMAIGFTDGSVTLNKGDITRDRHSKTQILHKGNYPVTGLAFRQAGKTTHLFVVTTENVQSYIVSGKDYPRVELDTHGCGLRCSALSDPSQDLQFIVAGDECVYLYQPDERGPCFAFEGHKLIAHWFRGYLVIVSRDRKVSPKSEFTSRDSQSSDKQILNIYDLCNKFIAYSAVFEDVVDVLAEWGSLYVLTRDGRVHALQEKDTQTKLEMLFKKNLFEMAINLAKSQHLDSDGLAQIFMQYGDHLYSKGNHDGAVQQYIRTIGKLEPSYVIRKFLDAQRIHNLTAYLQTLHRQSLANADHTTLLLNCYTKLKDSSKLEEFIKTKSESEVHFDVETAIKVLRQAGYYSHALYLAENHAHHEWYLKIQLEDIKNYQEALQYIGKLPFEQAESNMKRYGKILMHHIPEQTTELLKGLCTDYRPSLEGRGDREAPGCRANSEEFIPIFANNPRELKAFLEHMSEVQPDSPQGIYDTLLELRLQNWAHEEDLQVKEKLHTEAISLLKSGRFCDVFDKALVLCQMHDFQDGVLYLYEQGKLFQQIMHYHMQHEQYRQVIAVCERHGEQEPSLWEQALSYFARKEEDCKEYVAAVLKHIESKNLMPPLLVVQTLAHNSTATLSVIRDYLVQKLQKQSQQIAQDELRVRRYREETTRIRQEIQELKASPKIFQKTKCSICNSALELPSVHFLCGHSFHQHCFESYSESDADCPTCLPENRKVMDMIRAQEQKRDLHDQFQHQLKCSNDSFSVIADYFGRGVFNKLTLLTDPPTARLTASLEAGLQRDLLVHARRGT encoded by the exons ATGGAAGGCCAGATCTGGTTCTTGCCCCGATCCCTACAGCTTACCGGTTTCCAGGCCTACAAACTACGGGTGACACACCTGTACCAATTGAAGCAGCACAATATTCTGGCCTCTGTTGGTGAGGATGAAGAGGGCATCAACCCCCTG GTAAAGATCTGGAACCTGGAGAAGAGAGATGGTGGCAATCCCCTCTGCACTCGAATCTTCCCTGCCATCCCAGGGACAGAGCCGACTGTTGTATCTTGTTTGACTGTCCATGAAAATCTTAACTTCATGGCCATTG GTTTCACAGATGGCAGTGTTACATTGAACAAAGGGGACATCACTCGGGACCGGCATAGCAAGACCCAGATTTTGCACAAGGGCAACTATCCTGTTACTGGACTGGCCTTTCGCCAAGCAGGAAAGACCACTCACTTATTTGTTGTGACAACTGAGAATGTTCAG TCCTACATAGTTTCTGGAAAGGACTACCCTCGTGTGGAGTTGGACACCCATGGTTGTGGCCTGCGCTGCTCAGCCCTAAGCGACCCTTCTCAGGACCTGCAGTTCATAGTGGCGGGGGATGAATGCGTCTACTTGTACCAACCTGATGAACGCGGGCCCTGCTTCGCCTTTGAGGGCCATAAACTCATTGCTCATTGGTTTAGAGGCTACCTTGTCATTGTCTCGCGTGACCGGAAGGTTTCTCCCAA GTCAGAGTTTACCAGCAGGGACTCCCAGAGCTCCGACAAGCAGATTCTCAACATCTATGACCTGTGCAACAAGTTCATAGCCTATAGTGCCGTCTTTGAGGATGTAGTGGATGTGCTTGCTGAGTGGGGCTCCCTGTACGTGCTGACGCGGGATGGGCGGGTCCACGCACTGCAGGAGAAGGACACACAGACCAAACTGGAG aTGCTGTTTAAGAAGAACCTATTTGAGATGGCGATTAACCTGGCCAAGAGCCAGCATCTGGACAGTGATGGGTTGGCGCAGATTTTCATGCAGTATGGAGACCACCTCTACAGCAAGGGCAACCACGATGGGGCTGTCCAGCAGTATATCCG CACCATTGGAAAGTTGGAGCCGTCATATGTGATCCGCAAGTTCCTGGATGCCCAGCGCATCCACAACCTGACAGCCTACCTACAGACTCTGCACCGGCAGTCCCTGGCCAATGCCGACCACACCACCCTGCTGCTCAACTGCTACACCAAGCTCAAGGACAGCTCGAAGCTGGAGGAGTTCATCAAG ACAAAGAGTGAGAGTGAAGTCCACTTTGACGTGGAGACAGCCATCAAAGTCCTCCGGCAGGCTGGCTACTACTCCCATGCCCTCTATTTGGCTGAGAACCATGCACATCACGAGTGGTACTTGAAGATTCAGCTAGAGGACATCAAG AATTATCAGGAAGCCCTTCAGTACATTGGCAAGCTGCCTTTTGAGCAGGCAGAGAGCAACATGAAACGCTATGGCAAGATCCTCATGCACCATATACCAGAGCAGACAACTGAGTTGCTGAAGGGACTCTGTACCGACTATCGGCCCAGCCTTGAAGGCCGAGGCGATAGGGAGGCTCCAGGCTGCAGG GCCAACTCGGAGGAGTTTATCCCCATCTTTGCCAACAACCCCCGAGAGTTGAAAGCTTTCCTAGAGCACATGAGTGAGGTGCAGCCTGACTCCCCACAGGGCATCTATGACACGCTCCTTGAGCTGCGACTCCAGAACTGGGCCCACGAGGAGGATCTGCAG GTCAAGGAGAAGCTTCACACAGAGGCCATCTCCCTGCTGAAGAGTGGCCGCTTCTGCGACGTCTTTGACAAGGCCCTGGTCCTCTGCCAGATGCACGACTTCCAGGATGGGGTCCTCTACCTCTACGAGCAGGGGAAGCT GTTCCAGCAGATCATGCACTACCACATGCAGCACGAGCAGTACCGGCAGGTGATCGCCGTGTGCGAGCGCCACGGGGAGCAGGAGCCCTCCCTGTGGGAACAGGCACTCAGCTACTTCGCCCGCAAGGAGGAGGACTGCAAGGAGTACGTGGCGGCCGTGCTCAAGCACATTGAGAGCAAGAACCTCATGCCGCCCCTTCTAG TGGTGCAGACCCTGGCCCACAACTCCACGGCCACCCTGTCTGTCATCCGGGACTACCTGGTCCAAAAACTGCAGAAACAGAGCCAGCAGATCGCGCAGGATGAGCTCCGGGTGCGCCGCTACCGGGAGGAGACCACCCGCATCCGCCAGGAGATCCAGGAGCTGAAGGCAAG CCCGAAGATTTTCCAGAAGACCAAGTGCAGCATCTGTAACAGTGCCTTGGAGTTGCCCTCAGTCCACTTTCTCTGCGGCCACTCCTTCCACCAACACTGCTTTGAGAGTTACTCGGAAAGTGATGCCGACtgccccacctgcctccctgaAAACCGCAAAGTCATGGATATGATCCGGGCCCAGGAACAGAAACGAGATCTCCACGACCAGTTCCAGCACCAG CTCAAGTGCTCCAATGACAGCTTCTCTGTGATTGCTGACTACTTTGGCCGAGGTGTTTTCAACAAATTGACTCTGCTGACCGACCCTCCCACAGCCCGACTGACTGCAAGCCTGGAGGCTGGGCTGCAGCGGGACTTGCTCGTGCACGCCAGGAGGGGCACTTAA
- the HMBS gene encoding porphobilinogen deaminase yields MSGNGNAAATAEGNSPKMRVIRVGTRKSQLARIQTDSVVATLKALYPGLQFEIIAMSTTGDKILDTALSKIGEKSLFTKELEHALERNEVDLVVHSLKDLPTVLPPGFTIGAICKRESPYDAVVFHPKFVGKTLETLPEKSVVGTSSLRRAAQLQRKFPHLEFKSIRGNLNTRLRKLDELQEFSAIILAAAGLQRMGWQNRVGQILHPEECMYAVGQGALGVEVRAKDQDILDLVGVLHDPETLLRCIAERAFLRHLEGGCSVPVAVHTAMKDGQLYLTGGVWSLNGADSMQETMQATIHVPAQPEDGPEDDPQLVGITARNIPRQAQLAAENLGINLATLLLNKGAKSILDVARQLNDAH; encoded by the exons ATGTCTGGTAATGGCAACGCGGCCGCAACGGCG GAAGGAAACAGCCCAAAGATGAGAGTGATTCGCGTGGGTACCCGCAAGAGCCAG CTGGCCCGCATACAGACGGACAGTGTGGTGGCAACGCTGAAAGCTTTATACCCAGGCCTGCAGTTTGAAATCA TTGCTATGTCCACCACAGGGGACAAGATTCTTGATACCGCACTCTCTAAG ATTGGAGAGAAGAGCCTGTTTACCAAGGAGCTGGAACATGCGCTGGAGAGGAATGA AGTGGACCTGGTTGTTCACTCCCTGAAGGACCTGCCCACGGTGCTTCCTCCTGGCTTCACCATTGGAGCCATCTGCAA gCGGGAGAGCCCCTATGATGCTGTTGTCTTTCACCCAAAATTTGTTGGGAAGACGCTAGAAACCTTGCCAGAGAAGAG CGTGGTGGGAACTAGTTCCCTGCGGAGAGCGGCCCAGCTGCAGAGAAAGTTCCCACATCTGGAGTTCAAGAGTATT CGGGGAAACCTCAACACACGACTTCGGAAGCTCGATGAGCTGCAGGAGTTCAGTGCCATCATCCTGGCCGCAGCTGGCCTGCAGCGCATGGGCTGGCAGAACCGGGTGGGGCAG ATCCTGCACCCCGAGGAGTGCATGTATGCTGTGGGTCAG ggggctctgggtgtaGAAGTTCGAGCCAAGGACCAGGACATCTTGGATCTGGTGGGTGTGTTGCATGATCCTGAGACTCTGCTTCGCTGCATTGCTGAACGGGCCTTCCTGAGGCACCTG GAAGGAGGCTGCAGTGTGCCAGTGGCAGTGCATACAGCTATGAAGGATGGGCAA ctgTACCTGACTGGAGGAGTCTGGAGTCTGAACGGCGCAGATAGCATGCAAGAGACCATGCAGGCCACCATCCATGTCCCTGCCCAG CCTGAAGATGGCCCTGAGGATGATCCACAGCTGGTGGGCATCACTGCCCGGAACATTCCACGACAAGCCCAGCTGGCTGCTGAGAACTTGGGCATCAACCTGGCCACCTTGTTGCTGAACAAAGGAGCCAAGAGCATCTTGGATGTTGCACGGCAGCTCAATGATGCCCACTAA
- the LOC130860622 gene encoding histone H2AX produces MSGRGKTGGKARAKAKSRSSRAGLQFPVGRVHRLLRKGHYAERVGAGAPVYLAAVLEYLTAEILELAGNAARDNKKTRIIPRHLQLAIRNDEELNKLLGGVTIAQGGVLPNIQAVLLPKKTSATVGPKAPAGGKKATQASQEY; encoded by the coding sequence ATGTCGGGCCGCGGCAAGACCGGCGGCAAGGCCCGCGCCAAGGCCAAGTCGCGCTCATCGCGAGCGGGCCTCCAGTTCCCCGTGGGCCGCGTGCACCGGCTGCTGCGGAAGGGACACTACGCCGAGCGGGTGGGCGCCGGCGCCCCGGTCTACCTGGCGGCGGTGCTCGAGTACCTCACCGCCGAGATCCTGGAGCTGGCGGGCAACGCGGCCCGCGACAACAAGAAGACGCGGATCATCCCCCGCCACCTGCAGCTGGCCATCCGCAACGACGAGGAGCTCAACAAGCTGCTGGGCGGCGTGACGATCGCCCAGGGAGGTGTCCTGCCCAACATCCAGGCCGTCCTGCTGCCCAAGAAGACCAGCGCCACCGTGGGGCCGAAGGCGCCCGCGGGCGGCAAGAAGGCCACCCAGGCCTCGCAGGAGTACTGA